A single window of Sphingobacterium sp. ML3W DNA harbors:
- a CDS encoding DUF2851 family protein — translation MAIPEDLLQFIWKFRLFQTYPLETVNGDLIHVLHVGEHNKNAGPDFLLSKIRIGREEWTGSVEIHVKSSDWFLHGHQHDAKYANVILHVVWDDDKQVFHDDGSVIPTFKLADYVSEKLLGQYQRLMEGQSWIPCESQIQHLNTFKVEGWVDRMAVERMEEKSKVILGLLKKFDGDWEKTFFIWLFRSLGFKVNAEAFQALGEQLSSLLLQKYRNDGLKLEAMIFGQAGLLNTNFDESYPVKLQQEYQYLQKAHALKETHFPLLFSRMRPHNFPTIRLAQLAILLQHENIRLQGILDLVNLDDFRCVLDNLHMNSYWKSHFNFGKQTHIVSNHRLSMMTQNSLIINAVIAFTFSYGDYFKQEHFKEKAMNWLEELPTEKNNIVQKFEYIGINASHAAHSQGLLHIKNKYCDLKKCLNCGIGLELLKR, via the coding sequence ATGGCTATTCCTGAAGACCTATTGCAATTTATATGGAAGTTTCGTCTTTTTCAGACGTACCCATTAGAAACCGTTAATGGAGACCTCATTCATGTCCTTCATGTAGGAGAGCATAATAAAAATGCGGGTCCCGATTTTTTACTTTCAAAAATCCGCATCGGAAGAGAGGAGTGGACGGGTAGCGTAGAGATTCATGTCAAGTCGTCGGATTGGTTTCTGCACGGGCATCAGCACGATGCGAAGTATGCAAATGTAATTCTACATGTTGTATGGGACGATGATAAACAAGTTTTTCATGACGATGGTTCAGTCATTCCAACCTTTAAATTGGCGGATTATGTTTCGGAAAAGCTGCTAGGGCAATATCAACGGTTGATGGAGGGGCAAAGTTGGATTCCCTGTGAAAGTCAGATACAGCATTTAAATACCTTTAAGGTGGAAGGATGGGTTGACCGTATGGCTGTAGAAAGAATGGAAGAGAAATCAAAAGTAATTCTAGGATTGCTTAAAAAATTTGATGGAGACTGGGAGAAAACGTTCTTTATCTGGTTGTTTCGAAGTTTAGGATTTAAAGTAAATGCAGAGGCTTTTCAAGCTCTAGGCGAGCAATTGTCTAGCTTGTTGTTACAAAAGTATAGAAATGACGGACTTAAGTTAGAAGCTATGATTTTTGGTCAAGCAGGACTTTTGAATACAAATTTTGATGAAAGTTATCCCGTGAAATTACAACAGGAATATCAGTATCTTCAAAAAGCCCACGCTTTGAAGGAAACTCATTTTCCATTGCTTTTTTCGCGGATGCGACCGCATAATTTCCCTACAATTCGATTAGCCCAACTAGCCATTTTATTGCAGCATGAGAATATACGTTTACAAGGTATATTGGATTTGGTGAACTTGGACGACTTTAGATGCGTACTCGATAATCTTCACATGAATTCGTATTGGAAAAGTCATTTTAATTTTGGAAAGCAGACGCATATCGTCAGTAATCATCGGTTGAGTATGATGACTCAAAATAGTTTAATTATTAATGCTGTCATTGCATTTACTTTTTCTTATGGAGATTATTTTAAACAGGAGCATTTTAAAGAAAAGGCGATGAACTGGCTGGAGGAGCTACCTACAGAGAAGAATAATATTGTTCAGAAATTTGAATATATAGGAATAAATGCTTCGCATGCAGCCCATTCACAAGGCTTATTACACATCAAGAACAAGTACTGTGACTTAAAAAAATGTTTAAACTGTGGAATTGGCTTAGAGTTATTAAAAAGGTAA
- a CDS encoding ankyrin repeat domain-containing protein — translation MSLSILEQYIESGNSRDLDLLLTSNPALILEETSHGISPLLLACYFHKPQIIRVLLKHNQGLNIHEAVAAGLNNYIEAMIKQIPTVVNEISTHGYSALALATHFNKEDTVRLLLKNKANPDVPTQNEENLFPLHIALLNKNNNISKLLIEAGANVNNTQNNGVTALHLAAQMGNIELIVLLLEHGSHIELKTKNNKTASDLAASKGYSDISNILKEL, via the coding sequence ATGAGTTTAAGCATATTAGAACAATATATTGAATCTGGAAATAGTAGAGATTTAGATTTACTTTTAACAAGTAATCCTGCTTTAATATTAGAAGAAACAAGTCATGGTATTTCACCACTATTATTAGCTTGTTACTTTCACAAACCGCAAATTATCCGTGTGCTCCTAAAACATAATCAAGGATTGAATATACATGAGGCGGTTGCGGCAGGTCTGAATAATTATATTGAAGCTATGATCAAACAGATACCTACTGTTGTCAATGAAATTTCCACACATGGATACTCTGCTCTTGCTCTAGCAACCCATTTTAATAAAGAAGATACGGTAAGGCTATTGCTCAAAAACAAAGCAAACCCAGACGTCCCTACTCAAAATGAGGAGAACCTTTTCCCTTTACATATTGCCTTACTAAACAAAAACAATAATATCAGCAAATTGCTCATAGAAGCGGGCGCTAATGTCAATAATACCCAAAACAATGGTGTGACAGCATTACATTTGGCCGCACAAATGGGAAATATTGAACTCATAGTTTTACTCTTAGAACATGGATCCCATATTGAACTAAAGACCAAAAACAACAAAACGGCTTCGGATCTTGCCGCATCAAAAGGTTATAGTGACATTTCAAACATCCTTAAAGAATTGTAA
- a CDS encoding UbiX family flavin prenyltransferase, producing MARKIVVAITGASGSIYAQVLLNRLVELQGQISEVGVVMSDNAKDVWQEELQNQDYNDIPFQFYNKNDFFAPFASGSARFDTMIVCPCSMGTLARIAHGISSDLTTRAADVILKERRKLILVTRETPLSHIHIQNMKTVSDAGGIICPASPSFYSLPKTFDELAGTVVDRVLSLAGFDFDHYQWGQE from the coding sequence ATGGCAAGAAAAATTGTAGTGGCGATAACTGGGGCTAGTGGTTCCATATATGCTCAAGTTCTGCTGAATCGACTTGTCGAATTGCAAGGTCAGATCAGTGAGGTAGGGGTTGTGATGTCTGATAATGCCAAAGATGTGTGGCAAGAAGAGTTGCAAAATCAAGATTATAATGATATTCCTTTCCAGTTTTACAATAAAAATGATTTTTTCGCTCCTTTTGCGTCAGGGTCTGCACGTTTTGATACCATGATTGTCTGCCCTTGCTCGATGGGGACATTGGCTCGTATTGCTCATGGAATCTCTTCAGATTTGACAACGCGAGCTGCGGATGTGATATTGAAAGAAAGACGTAAATTAATTTTAGTTACCCGAGAAACACCATTAAGTCACATACATATTCAAAATATGAAGACTGTCAGCGACGCAGGAGGTATTATTTGCCCGGCATCGCCTTCCTTTTATAGTTTACCTAAGACTTTCGATGAGTTGGCCGGTACAGTTGTTGATCGTGTCTTGAGTTTGGCGGGTTTTGATTTCGATCATTACCAATGGGGTCAGGAATAG
- a CDS encoding dihydroorotase, with amino-acid sequence MKSVLITSVKVVLPGNEFDQQVVDVFIEKGKISKIAKSIEVADKNIEIFDGTGNILSVGFFDLNANFGEPGLETKEDISSGSAAAAAGGFTAVAVMPNTEPAIQSRAEVALIVNIAKGNLVDVLPIGAVSRNREGSDMAELYDMKKTGAIAFSDGNRSIQQAGLMSRALLYARGFGGLIISHAEDASMAGGNKMNEGVMSTYLGMKGIPNLAETLMISRDLYLAEYAESPIHFTSISTAEGVDLIKKAKAKGIQVTCDVAAHQLVFTDDDIFSFDSNYKVNPPLRTKADAKALIKGLKDGVIDAVVSQHTPHEIEFKNVEFHIAKNGIIGLQTVLPLLVKAGLNDQQIVEKLAVNSRQVVGLTIPQIKEGEEANLVLFNLDEAWVFDNQSNKSKSRNSPLFGKELKGKVKLVINNGQIIKNA; translated from the coding sequence ATGAAAAGCGTTTTAATTACTTCAGTAAAAGTGGTTTTGCCAGGAAATGAATTTGATCAACAGGTGGTTGATGTATTCATTGAAAAGGGGAAGATTTCGAAAATTGCAAAATCCATTGAAGTCGCTGATAAAAATATTGAAATATTCGACGGTACAGGCAATATTCTTTCTGTCGGTTTTTTTGATTTAAATGCCAATTTTGGAGAACCAGGGTTGGAAACAAAAGAAGATATCAGTTCAGGTTCTGCTGCTGCAGCAGCAGGTGGTTTTACAGCAGTAGCGGTTATGCCGAATACAGAACCTGCAATCCAAAGTCGTGCTGAAGTGGCTTTAATCGTGAATATCGCAAAAGGTAATTTAGTTGATGTATTGCCGATAGGTGCTGTAAGCAGAAACCGTGAGGGCAGTGACATGGCTGAATTGTACGATATGAAAAAAACCGGAGCAATTGCTTTTAGTGATGGCAATAGAAGTATTCAGCAAGCCGGTTTAATGAGCCGTGCTTTGTTATATGCGCGTGGGTTTGGTGGTTTGATCATCTCTCATGCCGAAGATGCGTCTATGGCAGGTGGAAATAAAATGAATGAGGGTGTTATGAGTACTTATTTGGGCATGAAAGGTATTCCTAATCTTGCCGAGACTTTGATGATTTCCCGCGATTTATATTTGGCAGAATATGCCGAATCGCCCATTCACTTCACTTCCATCAGTACTGCAGAAGGGGTAGATCTAATTAAAAAAGCGAAAGCGAAAGGAATTCAGGTTACTTGTGATGTTGCAGCCCATCAATTGGTTTTTACAGATGATGATATCTTTAGTTTCGATAGTAATTATAAAGTAAATCCGCCATTGCGTACCAAAGCCGATGCAAAAGCGTTAATAAAGGGATTAAAGGATGGTGTTATTGACGCTGTGGTTTCGCAACATACTCCGCATGAAATTGAATTTAAAAATGTTGAATTTCATATTGCAAAAAATGGAATAATCGGATTACAAACGGTATTGCCTCTTTTAGTAAAAGCTGGGTTGAACGATCAACAAATAGTTGAAAAATTAGCTGTAAATTCACGTCAGGTAGTAGGCTTAACCATTCCTCAAATTAAGGAGGGTGAAGAAGCAAATCTCGTGCTCTTTAATCTGGACGAAGCTTGGGTTTTTGATAATCAGTCAAATAAATCCAAATCAAGAAATAGTCCTTTATTTGGAAAAGAGCTAAAAGGAAAAGTTAAATTAGTGATCAATAATGGTCAAATCATAAAAAATGCTTAA
- a CDS encoding DUF4199 domain-containing protein — protein sequence MEVGVDKNSKITSIVYGVVLGVTSFVLGLFSIYSIKPLEGTSLLQFINPFFNFILFFGVTVLLTFSLRKKMGGIWDFTKAVKCIYIMLVINHLVASVSTFSYLSYFEPTIQEENFHIMMNARIESMENSTAFDSEEEKQQTIDMSIEQMEKDNESVATMTLGARMKGFVITLLPYFLFALLLAALTKNGQKSIGNPTV from the coding sequence ATGGAAGTTGGCGTTGACAAAAATAGTAAGATTACAAGTATCGTATATGGTGTTGTCTTGGGGGTTACTTCTTTTGTTTTGGGATTATTTTCTATTTATTCAATAAAACCATTAGAGGGAACATCTTTATTACAATTCATCAATCCTTTTTTTAACTTTATTTTATTTTTTGGTGTTACGGTTTTACTAACCTTTTCGCTAAGAAAAAAAATGGGTGGAATATGGGATTTTACTAAAGCTGTAAAATGTATTTACATCATGCTTGTTATTAACCATTTAGTCGCTTCAGTAAGTACTTTTTCATATTTAAGCTATTTTGAACCAACAATTCAAGAGGAAAATTTTCATATCATGATGAATGCTCGGATTGAAAGTATGGAAAATAGTACAGCCTTTGATAGTGAAGAGGAAAAGCAGCAAACAATTGATATGAGTATAGAACAAATGGAGAAGGATAATGAATCAGTTGCTACGATGACTTTAGGGGCGCGTATGAAAGGTTTTGTTATTACACTACTTCCTTATTTTTTGTTTGCCCTATTGTTAGCAGCATTGACAAAGAATGGTCAAAAAAGTATAGGTAATCCTACAGTTTAA
- a CDS encoding glycosyltransferase family 2 protein, with the protein MDISVVVPLFNEEESLPELTSWIDRVMAKHQFSYEIILVDDGSKDKSWSIIEDLKRDNNNITAIKFRRNYGKSAALNVGFAAAQGDVVITMDADLQDSPDEIPELYDRIMNKGADLVSGWKQKRYDPLTKTLPTKLFNAVTRSMSGIDNLHDFNCGLKAYRKEVVKNIEVYGEMHRYIPVIAKWAGFTNIQEQVVQHYPRKYGVTKFGAGRFVKGFLDLLSIFFVGKFAKRPMHFFGVMGVISFLLGLVITLFLICQKLMSIAAGTAFRDITDQPMFFLSLTAIIIGTQLFLTGFLAELVSRNSTDRNNYQIDKVI; encoded by the coding sequence ATGGATATTTCAGTTGTTGTTCCTCTTTTTAATGAAGAAGAGTCGTTGCCCGAGTTGACCTCTTGGATAGACCGTGTAATGGCAAAGCATCAGTTTTCTTATGAAATTATTTTAGTTGATGATGGAAGTAAAGATAAGTCTTGGTCTATCATTGAAGATTTAAAGAGAGACAACAATAATATTACAGCTATCAAATTCAGACGTAATTATGGTAAATCAGCAGCCTTAAATGTTGGCTTTGCAGCCGCTCAAGGGGATGTGGTGATTACGATGGATGCCGATTTACAGGATAGTCCTGATGAAATTCCAGAATTGTATGATCGTATCATGAATAAAGGAGCAGACCTTGTTTCGGGATGGAAGCAGAAGCGTTATGATCCGCTAACGAAGACATTACCAACTAAACTTTTCAATGCCGTTACACGTAGCATGTCTGGTATAGATAATTTACATGATTTCAATTGTGGTCTAAAAGCATATCGCAAAGAAGTGGTCAAAAATATTGAAGTATACGGTGAAATGCATCGCTATATTCCAGTGATTGCCAAATGGGCAGGTTTTACGAATATTCAAGAACAGGTGGTACAACATTATCCCCGTAAATATGGAGTGACTAAGTTTGGCGCCGGACGTTTTGTGAAGGGATTTCTAGATTTATTGTCCATATTTTTTGTTGGTAAATTTGCTAAACGACCGATGCATTTTTTCGGTGTTATGGGGGTAATCAGCTTTTTACTGGGTCTTGTAATTACGCTATTTTTGATTTGTCAAAAATTGATGAGTATAGCGGCAGGGACAGCATTTAGAGATATTACCGATCAGCCTATGTTTTTCCTTTCACTAACGGCAATCATAATTGGTACGCAATTGTTTTTGACCGGATTTCTTGCAGAGTTGGTTTCAAGAAATAGTACAGATCGTAATAATTACCAGATTGATAAAGTAATTTAA
- a CDS encoding glycosyltransferase yields the protein MRIVILGSAYPLRGGGIASFNERLAEHYQQLGHEVDIYSFSLQYPNFLFPGKSQFSDEPAPKDLRIFSKVNSINPFNWIKIGRELKKAKYDLLIVRFWMPFFGPCLGTIQRIVRQNNHTKVVCIADNIIPHEQRIGDKILAQYFLNAVDGCVTMSQSVLEDLSKINPHIPAIYSPHPLYDNYGPAIGLEQARAQLNIPLSEKVVLFFGFIRQYKGLDILLEALGKPEIKNLNVKLLLAGEFYGDEAYYQDLIQKYHLQDRIYLHTSFIPNDEVGRYFCAADAVVLPYRTATQSGITQVAYHYDVPMIVTRVGGLPELVHDEVVGLVVEPTAEEVAKGIIAFYQDDRSRLFRENMKEEKKKYSWDTFGEEILRLGQ from the coding sequence ATGCGTATTGTAATTTTAGGATCTGCATATCCATTGCGAGGAGGAGGCATTGCTTCATTTAATGAACGGTTAGCAGAACATTATCAGCAATTGGGACACGAAGTCGATATCTATTCTTTCTCATTGCAGTATCCTAATTTTCTATTTCCAGGCAAATCGCAGTTTTCAGACGAACCTGCACCAAAGGATTTACGCATTTTTTCGAAAGTGAATTCGATTAATCCATTTAATTGGATAAAAATAGGACGAGAGCTTAAAAAAGCTAAATATGATCTTTTGATCGTGCGCTTTTGGATGCCTTTCTTTGGTCCTTGTTTAGGTACGATACAGCGAATTGTACGTCAAAATAACCATACGAAGGTCGTCTGCATTGCTGATAATATTATTCCGCATGAACAGCGGATAGGGGATAAAATATTGGCTCAATATTTTTTAAATGCGGTCGATGGCTGTGTTACGATGAGTCAAAGTGTATTGGAAGATTTAAGCAAAATTAATCCACATATACCAGCCATCTATAGCCCTCATCCGCTATATGACAACTACGGACCAGCTATTGGTTTAGAACAAGCAAGAGCACAGCTAAACATTCCGCTATCAGAAAAAGTTGTCCTGTTTTTTGGTTTTATTCGCCAGTATAAAGGATTGGATATACTGTTGGAAGCCTTAGGAAAACCTGAAATAAAAAACTTAAATGTCAAATTACTCTTGGCAGGAGAGTTTTATGGAGATGAAGCATATTATCAAGATTTAATTCAAAAATATCATTTACAAGATCGCATATATCTGCATACTTCTTTTATTCCTAATGATGAAGTTGGAAGGTATTTTTGTGCTGCTGATGCAGTAGTGCTGCCTTATCGAACTGCCACGCAGAGTGGTATTACACAAGTAGCATATCATTATGATGTCCCAATGATTGTTACTCGAGTAGGGGGCTTACCCGAGCTGGTGCATGACGAAGTAGTGGGCCTTGTCGTCGAGCCAACAGCAGAAGAGGTTGCTAAGGGGATCATTGCCTTCTATCAGGATGATAGAAGTAGATTGTTTCGTGAGAATATGAAAGAAGAAAAGAAAAAGTACAGTTGGGATACCTTTGGAGAGGAAATCCTACGCTTGGGACAGTAA
- a CDS encoding MBL fold metallo-hydrolase — protein sequence MKIKFLGTGTSQGVPVIACQCVVCKSNSHYDKRLRSSILISYHDKNIVVDTGPDFRYQMLREQVMHMDAVLMTHSHKDHIAGLDDVRAFNFKQQSSIDIYGTKVLHDALRREFYYAFSGVKYPGIPRLELVEIEALKSFSLFEKEVLPLEVMHYQMPVLGFRIDDFAYITDAKTVSIATREKLTGLKVLVINALQKESHVSHMTLEEAILFAQEVGAEQTYLTHIGHRMGLHDMVSNELPDGISLAYDQLEINL from the coding sequence TTGAAAATCAAATTTTTAGGAACGGGAACTTCACAGGGTGTACCTGTAATAGCTTGTCAATGTGTTGTTTGTAAGTCAAATAGCCATTATGACAAACGCTTACGTTCTTCAATTTTGATTAGCTATCATGATAAAAATATCGTTGTAGATACTGGTCCTGATTTTAGATACCAGATGCTGCGGGAACAGGTGATGCATATGGATGCCGTATTGATGACACATTCGCATAAGGATCATATTGCTGGTTTGGATGATGTGCGCGCATTCAATTTTAAACAACAATCTTCGATTGATATTTATGGTACGAAAGTGCTACATGATGCATTGAGGCGTGAATTTTATTATGCCTTTTCTGGAGTAAAATATCCAGGGATTCCGCGCCTTGAATTAGTTGAAATAGAAGCCTTAAAATCATTTTCCCTGTTTGAGAAGGAAGTTCTTCCACTTGAGGTGATGCATTATCAGATGCCGGTCTTGGGTTTTAGAATAGATGATTTCGCATACATTACTGATGCTAAAACAGTTTCAATAGCTACTCGAGAAAAATTGACCGGATTGAAAGTGTTGGTCATTAATGCACTACAGAAAGAAAGTCATGTTTCCCATATGACGTTGGAAGAGGCAATCCTATTTGCGCAAGAAGTTGGTGCTGAACAAACTTATCTCACCCATATTGGCCATCGCATGGGCTTGCATGATATGGTTTCAAACGAGTTACCTGATGGTATTTCTTTAGCATATGACCAACTCGAAATCAACCTATAA
- a CDS encoding lmo0937 family membrane protein, with protein sequence MGNLLYIIAVILVIIWAISFLGGFYTGGIIHTLLVIAIIVILLRVIRGNT encoded by the coding sequence ATGGGAAATTTATTGTACATCATCGCTGTGATTTTAGTTATTATCTGGGCGATTAGTTTTTTGGGAGGTTTCTATACAGGTGGAATCATACACACTTTACTCGTTATCGCAATTATTGTGATATTATTGCGTGTGATAAGAGGAAATACATAG
- a CDS encoding 2-C-methyl-D-erythritol 4-phosphate cytidylyltransferase yields the protein MSDQNFVIIVAAGKGSRMQSDLPKQYLLLDNKPVLMHTIEKFYASKTQPQIIIAIDPEMEEFWKSLCQQYNFSIPHAITYGGKTRFQSVKNGIAFIKNRQLQLNDHAIAVHDAARPLIAISTIDLAFEKVKKSKAVIVARSCTDSVRFTTGNCNKAIDRSQIWLVQTPQVFEGNLLETAYQQNEEATFTDDASVVEKLGNSIEIVTGDYKNIKITYPEDIEIAQLYLKM from the coding sequence ATGAGTGATCAAAATTTCGTAATTATAGTGGCCGCAGGAAAAGGAAGTCGAATGCAGTCAGATTTACCTAAGCAATACCTCCTTCTGGACAACAAGCCTGTATTGATGCATACGATCGAAAAATTTTATGCAAGTAAAACGCAGCCACAAATTATTATTGCAATCGACCCTGAAATGGAGGAATTTTGGAAATCACTTTGCCAACAATACAACTTCAGCATTCCGCATGCTATTACTTATGGGGGCAAGACTCGATTTCAATCCGTCAAAAATGGAATCGCCTTTATCAAAAATAGACAACTACAACTAAATGACCATGCAATAGCTGTCCATGACGCAGCAAGACCTTTAATTGCGATCTCAACGATAGATCTTGCCTTTGAAAAAGTTAAGAAATCAAAAGCAGTTATCGTCGCAAGATCGTGTACAGATTCTGTTCGTTTCACAACAGGAAACTGTAACAAGGCTATTGACCGAAGCCAAATCTGGCTTGTACAAACACCACAGGTCTTTGAAGGGAACTTATTAGAAACTGCATATCAACAAAACGAAGAAGCAACATTTACAGATGATGCTTCCGTGGTAGAAAAATTAGGCAACTCCATTGAAATCGTGACCGGTGATTATAAAAACATTAAAATTACCTATCCCGAAGATATAGAAATTGCCCAACTCTATTTAAAAATGTAA
- the queA gene encoding tRNA preQ1(34) S-adenosylmethionine ribosyltransferase-isomerase QueA, which produces MKLSQFKFNLPESLLASEPTENRDESRLMVLHRDTGKIEHKIFKDVLDYFDDKDVMILNNTKVFPARLYGNKEKTGATIEVFLLRELNKELRLWDVLVDPARKIRVGNKLYFGDDDLLVAEVVDNTTSRGRTIRFLFDGTDEEFRRNIEILGETPLPKYITRKATPEDKFRYQTIYAKNEGAVAAPTAGLHFSRELMKRLELKGVDFAEVTLHVGLGTFRTVEVEDLTKHKMDSEQFIITEEAAKTVNKAIDAKRKVCAVGTTSMRAIESAVSADRHLKPANDWTSKFIYPPYDFSIANSMITNFHTPESTLLVMIAAFGGYEHVMNAYEQAVKEKYRFYSYGDAMLII; this is translated from the coding sequence ATGAAGTTATCTCAATTTAAATTCAACTTACCAGAGTCTCTTTTGGCGTCTGAACCAACTGAAAATCGTGACGAATCACGCTTAATGGTTTTACACCGCGACACTGGTAAAATTGAGCATAAAATTTTTAAAGATGTATTAGATTATTTTGATGACAAAGATGTCATGATCTTAAATAATACAAAAGTTTTTCCAGCACGTCTGTATGGCAATAAAGAAAAAACTGGAGCTACAATCGAAGTTTTCTTGTTACGTGAATTAAACAAAGAACTTCGCTTATGGGATGTTCTAGTTGATCCAGCTCGTAAAATCCGTGTAGGTAATAAACTTTATTTTGGAGATGATGATTTATTAGTTGCTGAAGTAGTAGACAACACAACTTCTCGTGGTCGTACGATCCGTTTCTTATTTGATGGTACGGATGAAGAATTCCGTCGTAATATCGAGATTTTAGGTGAGACACCACTTCCAAAATATATCACTCGTAAAGCAACACCTGAAGATAAATTTCGTTACCAAACGATCTATGCTAAAAATGAAGGTGCAGTAGCAGCTCCAACAGCAGGTCTTCACTTCTCTCGTGAGTTGATGAAACGTTTGGAATTGAAGGGTGTTGATTTTGCTGAAGTAACGCTTCACGTAGGATTGGGTACTTTCAGAACCGTTGAAGTAGAAGATTTAACAAAGCACAAGATGGATTCGGAGCAGTTCATCATTACTGAAGAAGCTGCCAAAACTGTTAATAAAGCGATTGATGCTAAGAGAAAAGTTTGTGCTGTAGGTACTACATCAATGCGTGCTATCGAATCTGCTGTTTCTGCAGATCGTCATTTAAAGCCTGCTAATGATTGGACAAGTAAGTTCATCTATCCTCCGTACGATTTCAGTATTGCAAACTCTATGATTACAAATTTCCATACACCAGAATCTACTTTATTGGTTATGATTGCTGCTTTTGGAGGTTATGAACATGTCATGAATGCTTACGAACAAGCTGTTAAAGAAAAATACAGATTTTATAGCTATGGCGATGCCATGTTGATTATCTAA
- a CDS encoding ABC transporter permease, translated as MLAIGLIKESAKFALSALKDNRTRTLLSLLGVTIGILTIIGVFSAVDTLRNNIEDSVKKIGSNTLYIQKWPWAGGPDFPWWKYLNRPEPKYEDYLALKERITTADKIAYMIDIGNSTIKYKNNNASGVSISAGTQDQYNIQNLNVEKGRYFVESETRAGSLVTVLGAVIAEGLFPNTDPLGKYVNMLGRKVQVVGVLKKEGEGVLINTSPDNSAFIPFELARNLVNYDNFSPSIAVRVMSKYTLAEAESEIKVLMRSIHRIAPQREDDFSINQTTMITSQLDKMFGIVNLAGFCIGIFSVLVGGFGIANIMFVSVKERTHIIGIQKALGAKNFFILSQFLIESIVLCLLGGAIGLSIVYLITLLVKLTIGMAIIVSLKMVVLTVFISTIIGLISGIVPALMASRLDPVEAIRSK; from the coding sequence ATGCTAGCTATAGGTCTCATAAAAGAAAGTGCGAAATTCGCACTATCGGCTTTAAAAGATAATCGAACACGGACATTGTTATCGTTATTAGGGGTGACAATTGGTATTTTAACGATTATTGGTGTCTTTTCAGCCGTCGATACATTACGAAATAATATTGAAGACTCTGTCAAAAAGATAGGGTCAAATACACTGTATATCCAAAAATGGCCTTGGGCAGGTGGACCCGACTTCCCCTGGTGGAAATACTTGAATAGACCAGAACCTAAGTATGAAGATTATTTAGCGCTAAAGGAGCGTATTACTACAGCTGATAAAATAGCCTATATGATTGATATCGGTAACTCCACGATTAAATACAAAAATAATAATGCTTCGGGTGTTTCCATTTCTGCAGGAACGCAGGATCAATATAATATCCAAAATCTGAATGTCGAAAAAGGAAGGTATTTTGTTGAGAGTGAAACGCGGGCCGGTTCTTTAGTAACGGTGTTGGGAGCTGTTATTGCGGAAGGTCTTTTTCCGAATACGGATCCTTTGGGTAAGTATGTCAATATGTTGGGGAGAAAAGTTCAAGTAGTAGGCGTCTTGAAGAAGGAGGGAGAAGGAGTCCTGATTAATACCTCACCGGATAACAGTGCCTTCATTCCTTTTGAACTTGCTCGAAATTTGGTAAACTACGATAATTTCTCTCCTAGTATAGCCGTTCGGGTGATGTCTAAATATACGCTGGCTGAAGCCGAAAGTGAAATTAAGGTGTTGATGCGTTCTATCCATCGTATTGCGCCACAACGTGAGGATGATTTTTCTATTAATCAAACAACGATGATTACATCGCAGTTGGATAAAATGTTTGGGATTGTCAATTTAGCGGGATTTTGTATCGGTATATTTTCTGTTTTAGTAGGGGGATTTGGGATTGCCAATATTATGTTTGTAAGCGTAAAAGAGCGAACGCATATTATCGGTATACAAAAAGCTTTGGGCGCAAAAAATTTCTTCATTCTATCACAGTTTTTGATTGAATCCATTGTCCTATGTTTGTTAGGGGGGGCTATTGGATTATCGATTGTCTATCTAATCACCCTGTTAGTGAAACTTACCATTGGAATGGCGATTATAGTGAGTTTGAAGATGGTCGTGTTAACTGTTTTTATTTCAACGATAATTGGATTGATTTCAGGAATAGTACCTGCCTTAATGGCTTCTAGATTAGATCCTGTGGAAGCAATAAGAAGTAAATAA